In Chitinophaga nivalis, a single genomic region encodes these proteins:
- a CDS encoding LytR/AlgR family response regulator transcription factor: MSDIKAIIVDDEQHCIDALQTMLLKKCPGVNVIGSAKSVREAKELIDELQPDLVFLDVEMPYQNGFELLKLFDKVFFEVIFTTAYEQYALKAIKFNALDYLLKPFSVKELQDALEKCREKHLQRQKDNSVSPLDVFMQNMKTLQQTHKKIALPTINGLVFMPVQNIVRCESTGNYTKIFFTDKKNLMVSRPLKEFEELLTDVDFFRVHNSHLINLQQMQSYIQGEGGFALMSDGTQVEVSRRRKADFLKRAMQF, encoded by the coding sequence ATGAGCGATATCAAAGCTATCATTGTCGATGATGAGCAACATTGTATTGACGCACTGCAAACTATGTTATTAAAAAAATGTCCGGGTGTAAATGTAATTGGATCAGCGAAAAGTGTACGGGAAGCCAAGGAGCTCATTGACGAACTGCAGCCCGATCTGGTATTTCTGGATGTAGAGATGCCTTATCAGAATGGATTTGAATTGTTGAAACTATTTGACAAGGTTTTTTTTGAAGTCATCTTTACGACGGCATATGAACAATATGCCCTGAAAGCCATTAAATTCAATGCCCTCGATTACCTGCTGAAACCCTTTAGTGTAAAGGAATTACAGGATGCGTTGGAGAAGTGCCGGGAAAAACACCTGCAGCGCCAGAAAGATAATAGCGTGTCTCCCCTGGATGTGTTTATGCAGAATATGAAAACACTGCAGCAAACCCATAAAAAGATTGCCCTGCCTACCATCAATGGATTGGTGTTTATGCCGGTACAAAATATTGTACGTTGCGAATCGACCGGTAATTACACTAAAATCTTTTTTACCGATAAGAAGAACCTGATGGTTTCCCGCCCCCTGAAAGAATTTGAGGAGTTATTAACCGATGTGGATTTTTTCCGGGTGCATAATTCTCACCTGATTAATCTGCAGCAAATGCAGTCGTATATCCAGGGTGAGGGCGGGTTTGCGTTGATGAGTGATGGTACACAGGTGGAAGTGTCCAGAAGACGCAAAGCCGATTTTCTAAAGAGAGCTATGCAGTTCTAA